From the Mya arenaria isolate MELC-2E11 chromosome 17, ASM2691426v1 genome, the window TATTGACGTAGACCTTATCGCTGTGGTTAAACTGCAGAAGGTTCGACTCACACGATGTCAGAGTATCTGTATACCACTTGTCTTGTACATTGTCTTTGTTTGGAAGCATTCCTGCAATATAATCGAAGGGTCAGTATGAATTTCACACGTCGTGTTGTATCAATCCAATTggtaatatttgttaaagtgaTTTCCTTGTAGaagtaaaaaatgaacacaagaCCATCTACCAAACTTGAAAATACTATGTATACCAATTGTTACGTTTCATTAAGACTTACCAATAGAACAAGTACAATGTTTAATATCGCTCTCATCGTCTACCACATTCCATGATGCATTAACCTGCACTCTCGAAGCGATCTCACCCGAATTATTTACAAAGACTACCGTTGCTGAAGCTTCAAGATCGGTGATAAGCGGAGAAGTATGGTCAATAATAATTGGTTCTGTTGATTGGAAAACAGATGTCAGGCCTGCATGATTCTCAGCAATAACTGTCGTATATACTTTCATCGCATGCACGAGGTGACCTTTAATAATCACACTCATTATATCAGCATGAATAGCAGTTAATAGCTGAATTTGAAACCCTCCAGGGGTTGTACCGGCACCAATTTGTACctaaagtaaaattaaaaaaaacaacaacaacataaagaataatatttttgtaaatgaaaaaaacaacacacaaaaacaacaacactgtaaatgaaaagttacaCAGTTAtactacattttaaaatgaaaataaataaatgaatctAAGGGTTACaacatgtttacataaatatgtaaacTAATACAtgcatactatttaaataaaatgctaGGTACTTATACTAATcctaattaataaatataatccATCGTTATTACAATCATGatgaacatattaaacaatatcaacttATTTTAACTACATTGATTATGATTTCTATTCCATACCTTTTTCAGATCACTTTCTTTATCCTGAATCATAGCAGTAACAGCTACAGAATCATGTCTTATTTGCCGAACATGAAGAGCTTTTGACTTGTTTTCCATGAAagacatacatttttgtaaatgaatttgttttaagttgttattgaaattattatgattttcAACAATAATGGTAATGTTTTGGGTTCTATTTTCAATTGGCATGAAAGTATATGAAAATTCAGAAAATTGTTTATGATTCAGAACAGTTTGAATTCTGGTCATGAAACGATTGATTTGAAGAATAACTGAATCTACAAAAGCATTTTCAATAGATCCTTCTATTCTGTATATTGCATCTTTGTCTAATTGCGCAACAATTGTCTTTGTCCAAGTATCCTCCGAATTCTCTAATAATTCAATGGCaacaatgttttcaaattgGATACAGTCGTAGCCTTTGGGTGGAGTAGGATCGATAATAACCCCTGGGGAAACAATAACATCACTTTCATGTTCCGCGGCATCAATGGCCTTGACCACTCCGTAATAAACGCTTCCTGGAATCAAGTCTACATCCTTGAATGTAACGCTCGTTTTGAGACCAATAAGTGTGAAATTCCTATACAAATGTGATGACTCCTGATTTTCCACAGCAACATAGTAACTTTTTATTCCTGAACAATGGTCCTGAAACCCATGCCACGAAAGTCCCAGAGAGGTAACGGATGATTGGTATGCAACGTTCCTATGcgtaattgtattaaaaacaacGCCATTTGTCGGTGGGGTCGTATCAACTATGAAACCGTCTGACGATAACGAAGTGTGAAGCCCTGCCGTGTTCACGGCTGTGACAGTAAAATAGTATTTAACGGCGTGCTCCAAAGTCAGATTTCCGATGGAAATATTAGTGTTCAATCCAATATTCTCTGATGCAAATACGTCAtcgactgaaacatatttttacaatataaatctCATTATATATAGATTGTTCAAATTCATAATCATTGCCTTTaactaaattgttcaaatggtaaataatgcatttaaatctTATAAATATTAACTTGTTTCTATAGGTATGTACCGTTCGGTGAAGTTCCTAAAGCAACCAAGTAATGTTGTATATAACTCTTTTGCTCACTAAAGACTCCGGACCAACAAGCCGAAATCTCATCGGTCCAGTCTATGAAGTCAAGATCTGTTGCACAATCGTCAATTCCTTCAATGATATATCGTCCTCTACGCAAACTTGGTGATGTTTGATCAACCTTAATAGGCTTAGACGTAAAGATTGCGAATGCACTTGGTCCGTACCATGTTTTTACGTAAATGTCGTAGAGCTCGCCATGGACAAGCGATCTATTAATTGGCAGACAGTGAACGAATTCTTGTCGCAAACCTATATCAACCCAGGGGAACTCTTTTTGTAAATCGAAAACCCCTTCTCCATACGGTTGATTATGAATTCCAATACTCCACTCAAATCTATGAATGTCTGGATCCTTTCTCGAGTGTTCGATCTGCATCCAGTGACCGGCGAGACAAGCTGATGAGGCCGTTAAAGTTAAAGGCTGGAACTGAAGGCCTCCAAAAACTGCAAACTTTGTTAAGTCGCTATCAGTCGTGTTAAATGCATCAATCTCGACGCAGGACATATTTGTTTCAACTGCATTGCATGGTTTTCCAACTACAGCGCATGTACAGTCCTTGTTGCAAAAATGAACGTCACAAGAGTGCTTCTCGAGTTCGAGTATTCCCCGCTGATTTTCAATAATAACGGAAGATGGCATACTTGACAATGAAAATAGAGATACACGTGAAACCGAGCTGTTTAACCCTACACTATTTGCAGTCCAGACAGAAACAATTATAACATCGTTAGGGTTTAACGGTTCTGTAAGTGTGAAATTGCCATGTTGTTCGTCTGATGTGTTATCATGGTTTCGGATAAGGACACCACCGGACAGTTCCTGCTTGGTAAAATACCTTGAAACAGTAACATAATATCTATCTATACTAGATTCCTGATCGTAGAAACCATACCAAGTCAAGGAAAGAGTAGAGTGGAGTCCACTGGTATCTCTATAATTTTCCCAAAGCATTTGTGGTTTTAGTCCACCCTGGTGTGGGGGAGTTGAGTCGATGAGAATATCGTTTGTTCTCTCTGTTGAGCATAGCCCTGCCGCGTTACAACTagtaataacaacaaaatatgtgtcACCACTATGCAGCCAATTGTTTCCATCTAAGTTAATGATGTACTGTTTTTCGGATCCGAGATGTACTTTTTCAACAGGTGTGTGTCCTTCGTGATGTGTAAAGAGGGATAACTCGTGACTATATATCGGGCTTTCGTCGTCTAAAAAATCCCAAAACACTCTAATAATCGACTTTTCCCATTGAGAGGTTTTGTCCTTGATTGTGTTATAATCAAGCATTATTGAAGGCTTTATTTTGTTGTAAGGTGCTGTTATGTCCACGAGAATCGCATCGGATGCACTTGAAACGTTCATCCCGACTCCATTGAAGGCCCAAACAGTTGCAAAAATTGGCGTTTTTATGGGCAGAGATATATTCGACTTTATCATATAAGACTGAAGAAGGGCATTGAATGAAGGAACAATGTCACACATGTTTTTCTGACGTCCTAAACACACTTCAAAATGATCGATATCTGAATGAGGGTCCTCAAATCCAGCCCATTGTAATCTCAGTGACGTGCTGCAAtacacataaaacattattaggAGATcgtttaaaagtattcttaatATTAGTGTTTAAATGTAATAGCATCTGGAATTGCATCGATACCGCTTATTTAAACTGTGTGTGGTTTAAACTAACTTTAACGGTAAATATCTGCTGTGTCGTACACTAGACCCGGCTTGTACACGACCAATGATTGGTGGTGAGTTGTCCAATATAATTCCATCTGACGATCTTTGTGTACAGAGTCCAGCTTTATTACAGCTTTCTACTGTTGTGTAATATTTCTCTCCTGGGATAAACGGACCATTCCAAATTATATCTGAAAACCAAATAAACGCACACAAAGAGGTCAATAACATGCGTACtcattaataacaaataaataatattaacataatacataTGAACCTATGAACACACATATACCTTGCTTCAGTCCAACGTTTATAAATGACTGAACGTCTGTAGCGTAGTGGTCTGTTCCAAGTCCTACATTGAAATAGTCTATGTGGCTTTCTATGTCTGAGAAATCTTTCCAGTGTGCATGGATCGTGTATATGTCTGATTGATAGTCAAGGTCaatctgaaattaaaaaaatcacccATGTCTGCTGAAATGTACTATCATATACATATACGCTGGCTATTATAAAGttattgtgtaaatatgtaCATGCTTCCAAAGTGTTTTGTAGTCCTTAGACATTCTTGACAACCTGTATTGATGTAGATCATGACATGATCAAATAAAGCAACATCATTTAAGGCAATACATTGTGTAAGTAGAACATCCCATTAAACCAACCTTGCTTTCCCAGTTTCCATCCAAAACGTGTCCTCCACAAGGTGGTGTTCTATCTAAAATAAATCGTTTTGACACGATTGTACTCGGAATATCTGCCCTGTTGATCGCCTgtaataattcaaatacaacgattatattgttttgtaaattacaTTGTTACAGATATCCCATATATCGTTCACACGTTTGATCTACTTATgacttttatatttctttattttccaAAAGCTGACAGCAGCTTACCTGCACACGAACGAAGTATTCATAGCCTTCTATGATATTTGAATCATGAAGATCAATGATGAAAGTATCTGAATAATACTTTGTCATAGATAATGCATCCACCGTGTTGTCGCTTGATCCGATTCCGACATTAAAATGACTTATTCCGCTGTGATCGTCATGAAAACCAACAAGACGTATACTTATTGTGTCACCGTTGTAATACGCATGTTGTTGATCAAAGTGTATTTTCCCTTCCTTTGGTGCTGATGTGTCCGTAACAAACTCCGTTGAAACAGCCACTGACGAAAGCCCGAAATGGTCAGATCCTGCAATACAGATAAAttcttgtatttgtttttattccttATGTTACCCAaatgattatgaaatattaaaacggTTTTGACGTTATTCAATTGTTACCTTATGTCTTACTTTCTTAGGTAAGTCGTATTCGCTCAATACATAGTTGCAATAGCTATCATGATAGtcattgtatttgttgttatatttcctAGTTCATAGTAACATGGTTATGTTTGCGttgttatattatgatatagtttgaatttgatgttaaaatCTTACCGTTTACAGTAAAGTACACAGAAGTGCCATCAGCGATGCCAATTAAAGATAACACGGCAGTCGTTTCTTGTCCCGTGTTACGGAACGATATAATATCGTCTCTGGTGGGACTGGAGCCTGAACAAAacattaaaggtttatattttaaaaaaagattttaatcCATAATGACATGAAGACTTAACACCAAGTCACCGTAATATTAATGATTCgaaattaaattatatcaaGTACTAATAATATAAAGTGAATGGAAATTTAATGCATACATTGAATATAACCTTTGATATTCTTGTAAGATAGATCATTTaacgatctatttttttgtatcaatataCGCGAGAAGTGTACACACCAACACCGATTACGTAATGTTGTATGTTTTCTGGATATCCAAGAAGAGTAGCGCCTCTTTCTTTAAGAAACGGATCCCACGTTATAACAACATGTTCGATGTCAGTTAAATACCCATTTACgttttgaatatgaatattcCCAGGGATGGGAGCAGTGTCGTCTAAAATAAATCCGTCACTGCAAGACTGAATTTCGTCCAGTAATTCAGTGAACAATTCCCTTTCAACTACTGTCTTATTCGAGAAAGCACACACATAGAATGTAGCGGCAACGAACACATCGGCTTCTTCGAAAACAACAAAACCATCCGTTgtgattttttcttttaaacacgATACATCTGTGTAGCAATCATGGGGTACATGCCGTGATGTCATCAAATACCAAGATACATAACGCTCATTTGCGTGCATAACTGCTGCGGCTGGCCTTAACTTACTAGTACCAAAGTCTAGTTCGTTGTCATGCAAGAACGTATACATGTCGCCAGCATCCGAACTATGAATTATCTAATGAAGATAAAGGAAATTATTCCAATACAAGTATGAACATAACTGAATTATCCGTAATtaattaaaaagacattaaattCTTAAAGGTGTTTCAGATAAAATGGCTTTACCGATTGAAGTTGCATCCAAGAATCCAATCCAGTATCAAAGTCGTAAACAACAGTTGCATCATATGTTCCAAAGTCTAATTTTGTTAGCTTTTTGCACCGTCTAATTGATTGTCCGCTGACGGAGTATGCATTTATACAAGCATATGAGGAAATATGTCCATGGACGGGCAGTACAACACAGTCTTCAACCttagatagaaaaaaacaagcatAATATGTAATCAAGGTCATGTTTATGTAGTTTGTGCTAGAAATGTTTGACCATTGACACTAGTGTCTAAGATATACAACTGTTTATGAATATAACTCAACCATTTTACCGTTATTTCGCTGGAGTCATTAGTAATGGATTTCCACGTGAGAAGAGGTTTCCGACCATCTGCGTCCCGAGCTAAAGTCCATTGATAATAAACCATAACAATATCCTTGTCCTCAATTGACCAATGTAATCTGACACGGACACACGAATCTTCAAGCAAAATAGATGCTTTGGTTATCTGCAAAACTGGATCAAGCCTTTCAAAAGAGAACTCATTCGATTGTACCGGATTTATGCAATCCTGTTTTGAACAGACCTGTACTTCAGCAACATATTTCTTGTTGGCTAGAAAGTTTAAAATTTCTATAATGGTAAAGTTGTTACCGGTACTCGGTTGAAAAGGTACAACTAACGTTTTGTTCTGTCCTACGATTAAATTATTTTCGCTGACCCCAACCCTGTATTCCAGTTCCATGTTTTTATAAAGAGAAACAAGATGTTTATCAACAAACTTCCAACTAACGATCAGTCGTTTAGACTGAAGAACAACGTTCTGAACTGGGCATTCAATTAGTTGAAATCCTAAAACGTCACCAAGCATGGTTGAATCTTCAACTTTTATAACCAAAACCGGTCTGTTCACAAATGGTCTAATGAAGGTGTCCTTGCCCTCTGTTGAAACAATTCCGTCGTCTGATGTTACAAGAGTTTTGAACGGAGTGTTGAAGATATAACGTTGGCCAACGTGTAGCTGTTCTTTAATTGTCACACGCGCTGAGTTGTTTGTTAAGCTAACATCGTAAGTATTTGATACTTGATTCGAGCAGTCATGCCCAATCCTGACGGACAGTGAATGCGTTATTTCGTCTTTGTCTAAAACCATTATGCCATCAGAAAAAGAAACCGAAACTCCTCCGGTGTCGGATGATcttaacaagaaaacatatttgatatttggtCTGATATCAACTGAGTGTATGCAATACGAGTTGCTGTTGCTTATGAGTTGGTAATTTACTACGTCATCAGTAGCATTTGAGAGTCCTACTCCTACTTCCAATGCTAAATTCTCATGGTGTAAGAAAACTTTCCAACTTGCACAAAGCACTTCTTTCGTAAAATGAGCGTCAACGTCCACAATACTATTATTCACTGAGGGATCTATATCAGATATAACAGTTTGTCCGGGAGGATATCTTAATGGGAGCTGAAAGGGTTGACTTTCTAGAGATAAATAATGACCAGCATTGTTGTACACATGCATGTTAATGTAAAACTCGAGGAAATTGTCCGTATCTTGTAACTGTAAACGGCGTAGGGGATATCTAAAGCATCCACCAGAGTACGAATGGCACAGGGACGATGTATCTAGACGCCATTCCAGATACGGTGTTACAGCAATACCATTTTGTGCTGAAAGGAAGCAAGATAACTACGATTATCAAATACAATTGAGGTCAAATACGATGCTGATTTACACACAGGTAATtatatgttctatgtctttggcgtttaccttgtgccattaaatcgggtttatatttaaaaattttgctactgagcttgtttctgtagtttttcacaagAATTAAGGAAAAAAGTTTACCTACCAATCTGGAAAAATATTTGATCGATTTGTGCAGTTTG encodes:
- the LOC128224473 gene encoding uncharacterized protein LOC128224473 isoform X1, with the translated sequence MFLMPVKMARGFVKTTLALAGMVLLSNLSSVSTGCTGGLSFCEFAPWNSWDACSRSCGGGTKSRDRSLCCNGMDISYSDCALDYCGHDRSTWDDYADCNTHCYNGGHYASGAGCVCPDVFYDKCCLSDCPAISECKRRSCTSYYTVYCKECNDDNVFFKRYNSDKECQRMCSWNNHYCWPGSCSGHGLTKDCTCATEFRKTSTAGETSCQPTKAPSISTCDTVAIGPNGEMKRAMSSTSSSACQFLQDMYGNYQPSVMQFDLDTDYSINISSSSRPSFIVEQNFGITDTTIYIKHQSVSGAFVKLSTEKKLADIDSSQSVTSTHQDSGNFTVTASTYALKDGEALCLEFEAKGGGYLKAKDTRTTPHTVLNAKPYHKTTEQRNVCYRFDNQPPEHCLKHSTCTYQPLQLNKRITRSSIHNVKFNGWVDPVPPGGASHTASSIESYEIRVNEVLPSEGMLKVDYTTNVLNTKVNHTVTSMDLNLTSNAPRLYCLTLEVKDVADNVRQCRRFVLYDNTSSIQIWTEKPFVFTSSSPATNYTWQTHHNDVCISWKDYFYNDFYIKNVLLNPIEADPHGLITGSYEQTTGEIPVSGTSNVYGIIAYDVSWSMNHDPFTVEKPVPSFSNQSFCMDLNVKDGETYTLNIKAIDIAGNTLSDNRTVFIDRSVPLINNIWLKKDGYEMLYVHNSTDLSKMQMTFDAFDPHSGLSKIHWTFGIADTMTELLSEHLAVTTINDSCSNALCYCPDVGNCAFFNYTIPLNKLNVKHMHIGNHNRNYSFTIKVTNMAGLSTREHIDVLVDDSPPSEGVVYEGPEDSPDIDYTSDDSILVHWHGFIDHESSIKLYRVGLSDRCLSTQDLYNFTEVPSISIFRELPFSEKSIRIPTTFTGKRFVTVIALNNAMEPSKPACSDGLTRDLSPPEFRNMTVQHGQLSESLLCLHGEVYLMQTNMQRAKLYNTSVCRSICAPNVESHIVTEIYQTHDIKGKDEDMSSFLCEHLPLYTNDTIIYLPNDNIFITWDIEEDGSQIQDFFVGLGLSPTEIESPSIVAYQSTQKKTYFRRKHEGIGSDELFFIFVKVINKAGLERISTIGPVLIDQTPPLNRTLPQVIVESEHIVFGWDSNTFYDDEQTAQIDQIFFQIAQNGIAVTPYLEWRLDTSSLCHSYSGGCFRYPLRRLQLQDTDNFLEFYINMHVYNNAGHYLSLESQPFQLPLRYPPGQTVISDIDPSVNNSIVDVDAHFTKEVLCASWKVFLHHENLALEVGVGLSNATDDVVNYQLISNSNSYCIHSVDIRPNIKYVFLLRSSDTGGVSVSFSDGIMVLDKDEITHSLSVRIGHDCSNQVSNTYDVSLTNNSARVTIKEQLHVGQRYIFNTPFKTLVTSDDGIVSTEGKDTFIRPFVNRPVLVIKVEDSTMLGDVLGFQLIECPVQNVVLQSKRLIVSWKFVDKHLVSLYKNMELEYRVGVSENNLIVGQNKTLVVPFQPSTGNNFTIIEILNFLANKKYVAEVQVCSKQDCINPVQSNEFSFERLDPVLQITKASILLEDSCVRVRLHWSIEDKDIVMVYYQWTLARDADGRKPLLTWKSITNDSSEITVEDCVVLPVHGHISSYACINAYSVSGQSIRRCKKLTKLDFGTYDATVVYDFDTGLDSWMQLQSIIHSSDAGDMYTFLHDNELDFGTSKLRPAAAVMHANERYVSWYLMTSRHVPHDCYTDVSCLKEKITTDGFVVFEEADVFVAATFYVCAFSNKTVVERELFTELLDEIQSCSDGFILDDTAPIPGNIHIQNVNGYLTDIEHVVITWDPFLKERGATLLGYPENIQHYVIGVGSSPTRDDIISFRNTGQETTAVLSLIGIADGTSVYFTVNGSDHFGLSSVAVSTEFVTDTSAPKEGKIHFDQQHAYYNGDTISIRLVGFHDDHSGISHFNVGIGSSDNTVDALSMTKYYSDTFIIDLHDSNIIEGYEYFVRVQAINRADIPSTIVSKRFILDRTPPCGGHVLDGNWESKIDLDYQSDIYTIHAHWKDFSDIESHIDYFNVGLGTDHYATDVQSFINVGLKQDIIWNGPFIPGEKYYTTVESCNKAGLCTQRSSDGIILDNSPPIIGRVQAGSSVRHSRYLPLNTSLRLQWAGFEDPHSDIDHFEVCLGRQKNMCDIVPSFNALLQSYMIKSNISLPIKTPIFATVWAFNGVGMNVSSASDAILVDITAPYNKIKPSIMLDYNTIKDKTSQWEKSIIRVFWDFLDDESPIYSHELSLFTHHEGHTPVEKVHLGSEKQYIINLDGNNWLHSGDTYFVVITSCNAAGLCSTERTNDILIDSTPPHQGGLKPQMLWENYRDTSGLHSTLSLTWYGFYDQESSIDRYYVTVSRYFTKQELSGGVLIRNHDNTSDEQHGNFTLTEPLNPNDVIIVSVWTANSVGLNSSVSRVSLFSLSSMPSSVIIENQRGILELEKHSCDVHFCNKDCTCAVVGKPCNAVETNMSCVEIDAFNTTDSDLTKFAVFGGLQFQPLTLTASSACLAGHWMQIEHSRKDPDIHRFEWSIGIHNQPYGEGVFDLQKEFPWVDIGLRQEFVHCLPINRSLVHGELYDIYVKTWYGPSAFAIFTSKPIKVDQTSPSLRRGRYIIEGIDDCATDLDFIDWTDEISACWSGVFSEQKSYIQHYLVALGTSPNVDDVFASENIGLNTNISIGNLTLEHAVKYYFTVTAVNTAGLHTSLSSDGFIVDTTPPTNGVVFNTITHRNVAYQSSVTSLGLSWHGFQDHCSGIKSYYVAVENQESSHLYRNFTLIGLKTSVTFKDVDLIPGSVYYGVVKAIDAAEHESDVIVSPGVIIDPTPPKGYDCIQFENIVAIELLENSEDTWTKTIVAQLDKDAIYRIEGSIENAFVDSVILQINRFMTRIQTVLNHKQFSEFSYTFMPIENRTQNITIIVENHNNFNNNLKQIHLQKCMSFMENKSKALHVRQIRHDSVAVTAMIQDKESDLKKVQIGAGTTPGGFQIQLLTAIHADIMSVIIKGHLVHAMKVYTTVIAENHAGLTSVFQSTEPIIIDHTSPLITDLEASATVVFVNNSGEIASRVQVNASWNVVDDESDIKHCTCSIGMLPNKDNVQDKWYTDTLTSCESNLLQFNHSDKVYVNIKCVNNVELATTTTVASNTVSMDFITSNQVTVNILPVNEGQFSSLPITVGQSEIQSNTSLVQISWSEFEDTSGIDFYEYCISDDKNATIVDWTNVHLKTVASARGLTLYNTETLNVHVRATNTGQHRSEAVHASLFIISQPPALSGIPMLVTRNEHIIHIDWGQAFDTLPEIPVVYSLVVGSKEEFTDVLDISYYTGHTYDIVAPSSTLISPNIKELFFTITCVYPTGISSVYRTIFTM
- the LOC128224473 gene encoding uncharacterized protein LOC128224473 isoform X2, whose product is MFLMPVKMARGFVKTTLALAGMVLLSNLSSVSTGCTGGLSFCEFAPWNSWDACSRSCGGGTKSRDRSLCCNGMDISYSDCALDYCGHDRSTWDDYADCNTHCYNGGHYASGAGCVCPDVFYDKCCLSDCPAISECKRRSCTSYYTVYCKECNDDNVFFKRYNSDKECQRMCSWNNHYCWPGSCSGHGLTKDCTCATEFRKTSTAGETSCQPTKAPSISTCDTVAIGPNGEMKRAMSSTSSSACQFLQDMYGNYQPSVMQFDLDTDYSINISSSSRPSFIVEQNFGITDTTIYIKHQSVSGAFVKLSTEKKLADIDSSQSVTSTHQDSGNFTVTASTYALKDGEALCLEFEAKGGGYLKAKDTRTTPHTVLNAKPYHKTTEQRNVCYRFDNQPPEHCLKHSTCTYQPLQLNKRITRSSIHNVKFNGWVDPVPPGGASHTASSIESYEIRVNEVLPSEGMLKVDYTTNVLNTKVNHTVTSMDLNLTSNAPRLYCLTLEVKDVADNVRQCRRFVLYDNTSSIQIWTEKPFVFTSSSPATNYTWQTHHNDVCISWKDYFYNDFYIKNVLLNPIEADPHGLITGSYEQTTGEIPVSGTSNVYGIIAYDVSWSMNHDPFTVEKPVPSFSNQSFCMDLNVKDGETYTLNIKAIDIAGNTLSDNRTVFIDRSVPLINNIWLKKDGYEMLYVHNSTDLSKMQMTFDAFDPHSGLSKIHWTFGIADTMTELLSEHLAVTTINDSCSNALCYCPDVGNCAFFNYTIPLNKLNVKHMHIGNHNRNYSFTIKVTNMAGLSTREHIDVLVDDSPPSEGVVYEGPEDSPDIDYTSDDSILVHWHGFIDHESSIKLYRVGLSDRCLSTQDLYNFTEVPSISIFRELPFSEKSIRIPTTFTGKRFVTVIALNNAMEPSKPACSDGLTRDLSPPEFRNMTVQHGQLSESLLCLHGEVYLMQTNMQRAKLYNTSVCRSICAPNVESHIVTEIYQTHDIKGKDEDMSSFLCEHLPLYTNDTIIYLPNDNIFITWDIEEDGSQIQDFFVGLGLSPTEIESPSIVAYQSTQKKTYFRRKHEGIGSDELFFIFVKVINKAGLERISTIGPVLIDQTPPLNRTLPQVIVESEHIVFGWDSNTFYDDEQTAQIDQIFFQIAQNGIAVTPYLEWRLDTSSLCHSYSGGCFRYPLRRLQLQDTDNFLEFYINMHVYNNAGHYLSLESQPFQLPLRYPPGQTVISDIDPSVNNSIVDVDAHFTKEVLCASWKVFLHHENLALEVGVGLSNATDDVVNYQLISNSNSYCIHSVDIRPNIKYVFLLRSSDTGGVSVSFSDGIMVLDKDEITHSLSVRIGHDCSNQVSNTYDVSLTNNSARVTIKEQLHVGQRYIFNTPFKTLVTSDDGIVSTEGKDTFIRPFVNRPVLVIKVEDSTMLGDVLGFQLIECPVQNVVLQSKRLIVSWKFVDKHLVSLYKNMELEYRVGVSENNLIVGQNKTLVVPFQPSTGNNFTIIEILNFLANKKYVAEVQVCSKQDCINPVQSNEFSFERLDPVLQITKASILLEDSCVRVRLHWSIEDKDIVMVYYQWTLARDADGRKPLLTWKSITNDSSEITVEDCVVLPVHGHISSYACINAYSVSGQSIRRCKKLTKLDFGTYDATVVYDFDTGLDSWMQLQSIIHSSDAGDMYTFLHDNELDFGTSKLRPAAAVMHANERYVSWYLMTSRHVPHDCYTDVSCLKEKITTDGFVVFEEADVFVAATFYVCAFSNKTVVERELFTELLDEIQSCSDGFILDDTAPIPGNIHIQNVNGYLTDIEHVVITWDPFLKERGATLLGYPENIQHYVIGVGSSPTRDDIISFRNTGQETTAVLSLIGIADGTSVYFTVNGSDHFGLSSVAVSTEFVTDTSAPKEGKIHFDQQHAYYNGDTISIRLVGFHDDHSGISHFNVGIGSSDNTVDALSMTKYYSDTFIIDLHDSNIIEGYEYFVRVQAINRADIPSTIVSKRFILDRTPPCGGHVLDGNWESKIDLDYQSDIYTIHAHWKDFSDIESHIDYFNVGLGTDHYATDVQSFINVGLKQDIIWNGPFIPGEKYYTTVESCNKAGLCTQRSSDGIILDNSPPIIGRVQAGSSVRHSRYLPLNTSLRLQWAGFEDPHSDIDHFEVCLGRQKNMCDIVPSFNALLQSYMIKSNISLPIKTPIFATVWAFNGVGMNVSSASDAILVDITAPYNKIKPSIMLDYNTIKDKTSQWEKSIIRVFWDFLDDESPIYSHELSLFTHHEGHTPVEKVHLGSEKQYIINLDGNNWLHSGDTYFVVITSCNAAGLCSTERTNDILIDSTPPHQGGLKPQMLWENYRDTSGLHSTLSLTWYGFYDQESSIDRYYVTVSRYFTKQELSGGVLIRNHDNTSDEQHGNFTLTEPLNPNDVIIVSVWTANSVGLNSSVSRVSLFSLSSMPSSVIIENQRGILELEKHSCDVHFCNKDCTCAVVGKPCNAVETNMSCVEIDAFNTTDSDLTKFAVFGGLQFQPLTLTASSACLAGHWMQIEHSRKDPDIHRFEWSIGIHNQPYGEGVFDLQKEFPWVDIGLRQEFVHCLPINRSLVHGELYDIYVKTWYGPSAFAIFTSKPIKVDQTSPSLRRGRYIIEGIDDCATDLDFIDWTDEISACWSGVFSEQKSYIQHYLVALGTSPNVDDVFASENIGLNTNISIGNLTLEHAVKYYFTVTAVNTAGLHTSLSSDGFIVDTTPPTNGVVFNTITHRNVAYQSSVTSLGLSWHGFQDHCSGIKSYYVAVENQESSHLYRNFTLIGLKTSVTFKDVDLIPGSVYYGVVKAIDAAEHESDVIVSPGVIIDPTPPKGYDCIQFENIVAIELLENSEDTWTKTIVAQLDKDAIYRIEGSIENAFVDSVILQINRFMTRIQTVLNHKQFSEFSYTFMPIENRTQNITIIVENHNNFNNNLKQIHLQKCMSFMENKSKALHVRQIRHDSVAVTAMIQDKESDLKKVQIGAGTTPGGFQIQLLTAIHADIMSVIIKGHLVHAMKVYTTVIAENHAGLTSVFQSTEPIIIDHTSPLITDLEASATVVFVNNSGEIASRVQVNASWNVVDDESDIKHCTCSIGMLPNKDNVQDKWYTDTLTSCESNLLQFNHSDKVYVNIKCVNNVELATTTTVASNTVSMDFITSNQVTVNILPVNEDDKNATIVDWTNVHLKTVASARGLTLYNTETLNVHVRATNTGQHRSEAVHASLFIISQPPALSGIPMLVTRNEHIIHIDWGQAFDTLPEIPVVYSLVVGSKEEFTDVLDISYYTGHTYDIVAPSSTLISPNIKELFFTITCVYPTGISSVYRTIFTM